Proteins from one Mustela erminea isolate mMusErm1 chromosome 20, mMusErm1.Pri, whole genome shotgun sequence genomic window:
- the AMZ1 gene encoding archaemetzincin-1 isoform X2, giving the protein MLQCRPAQEFSFGPRALKEALVSTDPTLQQRYVATFTPAERLFLAEAYNPQRTLFCSLLIRSAFDWLLSRPEAPEDFQTFHASLPARRPGLARKHIYLQPIDLSEGPAGSGLLEHLKNCTEAFFLGLQVRCLPSVAAASIHCCSRPSQDSDRLQLHTDGILSFLKNSKPGDALCVLGLTLSDLYPCEAWSFTFGKFLPGHEVGVCSFARFSGDLLPSGPRASDPALVEVATDDPVTPGQDGGPTVCFSALGMVQCCKVTCHELCHLLGLGNCRWLHCLMQGALSLDEALRRPLDLCPICLRKLQHVLGFKLVDRYKEGSLFWSLTHVTGGAQRRRRRTGALEPGSVPGRSGSDRVLMEGWAGNSPCCPLVPVSGVLETPTKPQRGVGDTGSSAGKGYLARGHRCVHHADTRRK; this is encoded by the exons ATGCTGCAGTGCAGGCCGGCCCAGGAGTTCAGCTTCGGCCCACGGGCCCTGAAGGAGGCGCTGGTGTCCACTGATCCCACCCTGCAGCAGCGCTACGTGGCCACCTTCACCCCTGCCGAGAGGCTCTTCCTGGCCGAGGCCTACAACCCCCAGAGGACGCTCttctgctccctgctcatccGCTCCGCCTTCGATTGGCTCCTCAGCCGCCCTGAGGCCCCCGAGGACTTCCAGACCTTCCACGCCTCCCTGCCGGCCCGAAGGCCGGGCCTGGCCCGCAAGCACATCTACTTACAGCCCATAG ATCTGAGCGAGGGTCCGGCGGGCAGCGGTTTGCTGGAGCACCTGAAGAACTGCACGGAGGCCTTCTTCTTGGGCTTGCAGGTCCGCTGCCTGCCCTCGGTGGCGGCCGCGTCCATTCACTGCTGCTCGCGTCCCAGCCAGGACTCGGACAGGCTCCAGCTGCACACAG ACGGCATCCTGTCTTTCCTGAAGAACAGCAAGCCGGGGGATGCACTGTGCGTGCTGGGCCTCACGCTGTCCGACCTGTACCCTTGCGAGGCCTGGAGCTTCACCTTCGGCAAGTTCCTTCCAGGCCACG AGGTAGGCGTCTGCAGCTTTGCCCGGTTCTCGGGGGATCTCTTGCCATCGGGACCCCGCGCCTCTGATCCAGCCTTGGTGGAGGTGGCCACAGATGACCCTGTGACTCCCGGGCAGGACGGAGGCCCAACTGTGTGCTTCAGTGCCCTGGGGATGGTCCAGTGCTGCAAG GTCACATGTCATGAGCTCTGCCATCTCCTGGGGCTGGGGAACTGCCGCTGGCTGCACTGCCTCATGCAGGGGGCGCTCAGCCTGGATGAGGCCCTGCGGCGGCCCCTGGACCTCTGTCCCATCTGTCTGCGGAAGCTGCAGCACGTCCTCGGCTTCAAGCTCGTCGACAGGTACAAG GAAGGGAGCCTGTTCTGGAGCCTCACCCATGTGACTGGAGGggctcagaggaggaggaggaggacggggGCCCTGGAACCCGGGTCGGTCCCTGGACGCTCTGGCAGTGACCGAGTGCTGATGGAGGGCTGGGCGGGGAACAGTCCTTGCTGTCCCCTTGTTCCGGTCAGTGGGGTGCTGGAAACACCGACCAAGCCTCAGAGGGGTGTGGGGGATACTGGGAGCAGTGCTGGGAAGGGGTATCTAGCACGTGGTCACAGGTGTGTTCACCATGCAGACACCAGACGGAAGTGA
- the AMZ1 gene encoding archaemetzincin-1 isoform X1 — MLQCRPAQEFSFGPRALKEALVSTDPTLQQRYVATFTPAERLFLAEAYNPQRTLFCSLLIRSAFDWLLSRPEAPEDFQTFHASLPARRPGLARKHIYLQPIDLSEGPAGSGLLEHLKNCTEAFFLGLQVRCLPSVAAASIHCCSRPSQDSDRLQLHTDGILSFLKNSKPGDALCVLGLTLSDLYPCEAWSFTFGKFLPGHEVGVCSFARFSGDLLPSGPRASDPALVEVATDDPVTPGQDGGPTVCFSALGMVQCCKVTCHELCHLLGLGNCRWLHCLMQGALSLDEALRRPLDLCPICLRKLQHVLGFKLVDRYKRLYAWTQVGMRTQTSQDAGAASAADTLPGSTDSGLSCGSASEPGSSLSEPLTPDAGSHSFSVGPELEHEEGLGSLAIPESPPQLGPPCEAIEEHGQWLALCIQALEREVTEEELAQVDGAVDALAGWGMFTGQLPAPRPGLPCSRDGPGLRRVLGGTLSSLRRKLSTRRLARAGSSPCRWRAEEN; from the exons ATGCTGCAGTGCAGGCCGGCCCAGGAGTTCAGCTTCGGCCCACGGGCCCTGAAGGAGGCGCTGGTGTCCACTGATCCCACCCTGCAGCAGCGCTACGTGGCCACCTTCACCCCTGCCGAGAGGCTCTTCCTGGCCGAGGCCTACAACCCCCAGAGGACGCTCttctgctccctgctcatccGCTCCGCCTTCGATTGGCTCCTCAGCCGCCCTGAGGCCCCCGAGGACTTCCAGACCTTCCACGCCTCCCTGCCGGCCCGAAGGCCGGGCCTGGCCCGCAAGCACATCTACTTACAGCCCATAG ATCTGAGCGAGGGTCCGGCGGGCAGCGGTTTGCTGGAGCACCTGAAGAACTGCACGGAGGCCTTCTTCTTGGGCTTGCAGGTCCGCTGCCTGCCCTCGGTGGCGGCCGCGTCCATTCACTGCTGCTCGCGTCCCAGCCAGGACTCGGACAGGCTCCAGCTGCACACAG ACGGCATCCTGTCTTTCCTGAAGAACAGCAAGCCGGGGGATGCACTGTGCGTGCTGGGCCTCACGCTGTCCGACCTGTACCCTTGCGAGGCCTGGAGCTTCACCTTCGGCAAGTTCCTTCCAGGCCACG AGGTAGGCGTCTGCAGCTTTGCCCGGTTCTCGGGGGATCTCTTGCCATCGGGACCCCGCGCCTCTGATCCAGCCTTGGTGGAGGTGGCCACAGATGACCCTGTGACTCCCGGGCAGGACGGAGGCCCAACTGTGTGCTTCAGTGCCCTGGGGATGGTCCAGTGCTGCAAG GTCACATGTCATGAGCTCTGCCATCTCCTGGGGCTGGGGAACTGCCGCTGGCTGCACTGCCTCATGCAGGGGGCGCTCAGCCTGGATGAGGCCCTGCGGCGGCCCCTGGACCTCTGTCCCATCTGTCTGCGGAAGCTGCAGCACGTCCTCGGCTTCAAGCTCGTCGACAGGTACAAG aGACTTTACGCCTGGACTCAAGTGGGGATGCGGACTCAAACCAGCCAGGATGCGGGGGCGGCGTCTGCAGCGGACACCCTGCCCGGCAGCACAGACTCGGGTCTGAGCTGCGGGAGCGCATCAGAGCCGGGCAGCAGCCTGTCGGAGCCCCTAACCCCTGACGCGGGGAGCCACAGCTTCTCTGTGGGGCCGGAGCTGGAGCACGAGGAGGGGCTGGGCTCGCTGGCCATCCCTGAGAGCCCGCCGCAGCTCGGACCCCCGTGCGAGGCCATCGAGGAGCACGGGCAGTGGCTGGCGCTGTGCATCCAGGCCCTGGAGCGGGAGGTGACAGAGGAGGAGCTGGCCCAGGTGGACGGGGCTGTGGATGCCTTGGCCGGGTGGGGGATGTTCACGGGGCAGCTCCCCGCACCCCGGCCCGGCCTGCCCTGCAGCCGCGACGGCCCGGGGCTGCGCAGGGTCCTGGGGGGCACGCTCTCCTCCCTGCGGAGGAAGCTGAGCACGCGCAGACTGGCCAGGGCGGGGTCGTCCCCCTGTCGCTGGAGAGCGGAGGAGAATTAA